The window CTACGTGCTTTTTTTAACTAGTTTTTTGGCCCACGCTATCGTTGCGGATTGGtttcgaaaaaaaaataaataaataaaaaaggtaATGTAGCTACAGTAGCGGATATGCGGGTCGGGTTGGTGGAGCGGGTCAGGGGATCCGGATGGTATTGAGTTAGTGGTTTGGGGAATCATGTTTTGAAAAAAAGTTACTATTCACGGATGGTGTCAACCAATACACCATTTaccaccatttatatatatatatatatatatatatatatatatatatatatatatatatatatatatatatatatatatatgagggatgattctcacacactgttttttaatcctcacacacccttttaccctattattagggaggagttcaagtaaattggtgtgtgaggataaaaaaatagtgtgtgagaatcatcccctatatatatatatatatatatataaatgtagtgtgATTATTATATTTCGTAATACTGTACaaatacaaatataataatatcaAGAACGTGGCAAACCTTTAACTTTACCCTCGATTCCTCAAATTCATATtgttatctctctctctctctctcttccattacACAATCACCCAACTCAACTCAACTTCCCCTTTTCTCTTCCCAATTTTAGAACTCAGAGCTCACTCCCAACATCTGTTCTTGATTTAGGGCTAAATAAAATCCCCTAAAGTTTTGATCTTTTTTAACTTCCTTCTCAGGTTTGCTTCTTTTGGgttatattatttgtaataattgtAATTGTGATTATAACTGATAATATGGTCATTTGATTGTCAATGCAAGTGGGTTTTGGGTTTTCTGTGTTCTCAATTTGTTTTTAAATTAGGGTTTTTGTGGGATTGATTTTTAGTAAAGGTTTGAATGGAAGAGAAGGTGGGTCATTTTCATTTTTTCAAGATCTGTCTGCTTTTCATGTACTCTTTTACTttaacttttttatttttttaatttaattttatttctTGGGTCTCTCTTATCTTTTGATAGACTTCGATTTCTACACCATAATTTTCTAAATCAATTAAAAGTTTGGATTTTTCATTTTCATATGAGATAGTATGTCTGATTTGAGTTGGTAGTGTTACTTAAATCTTGATCCCCAGATGTTTATTTGGGTAGCTAGTTATTTCTATAAAAGGGGCTTAATTTTTTCCAGATTTTTAACTTTCTTGATTTGTTTCTTGGTATGAAAACTATTTTTCATGGTATGTCACCTAAATTCTAATCAGATTAATTTGATTTCCGCCAGTAGTTTAATAAGCTTTGTAAATTTTAAATGTGCTTTCTTGCTTTGTTCGAGGTTTATAAATTTTCTTGATTTGTTTATTGATATTGATTGATTTTAGAATTATTGCTATGATATGGTATGCCTAAATGTTCTAGCCTAACTTTGATTTCCATTTATAGTTTCTTGATCTATTCCAAATTTTGTAACTTTCTTGATTTGTTTCTTGATAATGATTCGTTATCAAATAATTGGGATATGTTGTTTAATCTACAGTTCCTTGTTTTGATATCTATTTGGTACTTTGGACATGTAACTAAACTTTCTTGATTTGTTCTATTTTTTGTATCATTTCGCTTTAAAGATCCAGTTTTAGAGCTTGTTATGTGTCAATATCATCAATAACAATAATTTCATTTTTTCTATACAGCCTTTTCAGTTTTGGAGATGTTGAGGTTGCTCTGATTGATTTAAAAGAAAACTACAATTTCACAAATGGATTCTAAATCTAGTAGTATCAAAGTCAACGCTAGTCAACCAATGGATGGAAGCACATATCATGATCCCAAAACTAGCAACTTAGAGCCCGCGACGCCGACAAAATCCACCGAAAAAACCGAGTTGGAGTCTAAAAAGTTTCAACAGAAACAAGATCCAAAATCTTCTGCTGATAAATTTGATCAAGAAAAGAAATTATCGGGTTCATCATCTGTTAACGTTAATGAAGAAATTAGCAGCATCACAAATGCAAGTGGGAGTGCAAAGATAACTGAAAAAACCGATCTTGTTGAAAGTGGAAAAAGTAGTATGTGTAGGGGAAGCACGGGTACTGATGTAAGCGATGAAAGTAGTTGTAGCAGTTTAAGTAGCAGCGTCAGTAAACCACATAAATCGAACGATTCAAGATGGGAAGCAATTCAAGCCGTTAGATCAAAAGATGGGAATTTAGGATTAAGCCATTTCAGATTATTGAAACGGTTAGGTTGTGGTGATATTGGAAGTGTTTATCTTTCTGAACTTAGTGGTACTAAATCTTATTTTGCAATGAAAGTTATGGACAAAGTGTCGTTAGAGAGTCGTAAAAAGTTGTTACGGGCTCAAACGGAACGGGAAATATTACAATCTTTGGATCACCCGTTTCTTCCGACTTTGTATACTCATTTTGAAACGGATAAGTTTTCGTGTTTGGTTATGGAGTTTTGTCCAGGTGGCGATTTGCATACTCTTCGACAGAGACAACCCGGGAAGCGTTTTTGTGAACAAGCTGTCAAGTATGAACTTTAATCCATACTTCTTATATATTGATCAACGATTTGAAATTTATCATCTTAATGAAGTAGTCATTTTCGATTGTTCTTGATAAAAGCGGTTTAGGTTTAATGTATGATTTTTATGCTAGTTAGTGTGGCAAAATGGGCGATCAGATGGCCTGGGTAATGGGTCAAAACATGTACTTTTTGTTTGCCCAAAGAACTTGTGTACATTTTTTTGGATGAAATTTAGTCTTCTCTAAATAAAATTGCAAAAAGTTTTTATCTTGATAATAATCTGACCTCTTGAATAAGACGATTTAGACATTGGAgtgttaggtcaaaatgggtctcgACCCAATATGACTTAATCTGGCCCGGGTCTCGATCCGATCTGTTCGACCAATTTAAAGGCTGACCCGTTTTGACCAAACTCAAATGATCCTTGACCCAACTCGACCCGTTTGTCCGGCTTAATTTTGAACCATTCATAAGTAAATACAGTATGTTGAAGTTGTGTTTTTGCTTTTGGGTTCGTTTTGACTATAGATTTTTTGGATAATTTTCATGTAAGATTTTTTCGTTTTGTAGGTTCTATGTTGCAGAAATACTTCTTGCTATGGAATACCTTCATATGCTCGGGATTATATATCGTGACCTAAAGCCCGAAAACGTTCTTGTGAGGGAGGATGGTCACATAATGCTCTCTGACTTTGACCTTTCTCTTCGTTGTTCCGTTAGTCCAACGCTCGTTAAATCAGCATCGTTAGACAGTGAACCTCTTCGAAAGAATTCAGCATATTGCGTTCAGCCCGCGTGCATCGAGCCAACATCTTGCATCCAACCGTCATGCGTGGTCCCCACATCCTGTTTCTCGCCCCGACTCTTTATGAGTAAATCCAAAagagagtcaaagtcaaagtcaaagcctAAACCGGAGATCAGACACCAAGTCACACCGTTACCAGAGCTCATGGCTGAACCAACCGGGGCCCGTTCGATGTCCTTTGTCGGGACCCACGAGTATTTAGCTCCCGAAATCATTAAAAACGAAGGGCATGGTAGTGCGGTTGATTGGTGGACACTTGGGATATttttgtacgagttattgtttgggaAAACACCTTTTAAAGGGTCTGGGAACCGGGCCACGTTGATGAATGTGGTGGGCCAGCCTTTGCGGTTTCCGGATACACCGGTGGTTAGCTTTTCGGCTCGTGATTTGATCAGAGGTTTGCTTGTGAAAGAGCCACAACACAGATTGGCATACAAAAGGGGTGCAACTGAGATCAAACAACATCCTTTTTTTGAAGGTGTTAATTGGGCTTTGATCCGGTGCGCAAGCCCACCTGAGGTCCCGAGGCCCGTTGAGATTGAGCGGATTCCGGTACCAGCGATGAACCCTGGCGAGAAAAAAACTCCGGATATTGCGGTTGCACCTGAGAAGAAGGGTGGGGATAATTATCTTGAATTTGATTTCTTTTAATGTTATTTTTTTTTCTCCTTTAAAATTCTTAACTTCATTTCTGTATTTTCACTGTTGATGAAAGCCCGGCAAGGGGTCGGTTATTGTTATCGTATAGTTTTTGTTTGATGCTTATTTGCAAGCTCTGTTGTATTGAAAAGAATATGTTTTGTGCCTACAATCCTACATTGTATCGTATGTAATATGATATGTTACGATATAGTATCCGAACAAACTTGTTCGGATCCTGTATCATAACAGAATTCGTCTCTAGGTTTACAGGATTCACGCTTTGCTTATTGAGTGTCAACATACTGAAGTTAAGTTTACTTTATGTGTTGCAAACTTGCACTCTTTAAAGATGTGTTTGTGCTCGAATGCTCATAATACTAGTATTTGTTTAGTGAAAAAACTGCATGAACAAATTTTTTTAAATGCAGATAACCTGTACACACCTGTAATATTATCATGTAAAACATAAACAATAATGAAGTTAAATCTCAGTT of the Rutidosis leptorrhynchoides isolate AG116_Rl617_1_P2 chromosome 5, CSIRO_AGI_Rlap_v1, whole genome shotgun sequence genome contains:
- the LOC139848403 gene encoding serine/threonine-protein kinase D6PKL2-like translates to MDSKSSSIKVNASQPMDGSTYHDPKTSNLEPATPTKSTEKTELESKKFQQKQDPKSSADKFDQEKKLSGSSSVNVNEEISSITNASGSAKITEKTDLVESGKSSMCRGSTGTDVSDESSCSSLSSSVSKPHKSNDSRWEAIQAVRSKDGNLGLSHFRLLKRLGCGDIGSVYLSELSGTKSYFAMKVMDKVSLESRKKLLRAQTEREILQSLDHPFLPTLYTHFETDKFSCLVMEFCPGGDLHTLRQRQPGKRFCEQAVKFYVAEILLAMEYLHMLGIIYRDLKPENVLVREDGHIMLSDFDLSLRCSVSPTLVKSASLDSEPLRKNSAYCVQPACIEPTSCIQPSCVVPTSCFSPRLFMSKSKRESKSKSKPKPEIRHQVTPLPELMAEPTGARSMSFVGTHEYLAPEIIKNEGHGSAVDWWTLGIFLYELLFGKTPFKGSGNRATLMNVVGQPLRFPDTPVVSFSARDLIRGLLVKEPQHRLAYKRGATEIKQHPFFEGVNWALIRCASPPEVPRPVEIERIPVPAMNPGEKKTPDIAVAPEKKGGDNYLEFDFF